In Methanobrevibacter millerae, a single genomic region encodes these proteins:
- a CDS encoding transposase, whose amino-acid sequence MDKKENISLNFNYQVAVDSKNGMVVGQYLTQNATDSKELFEMLHEIKIQIGINPKVLVADNGYMDDNVIKYAYDNNIRLIIPDRNESSKNKSKNREKPYHKVNFTYDWKTDSFICPMGKYLNYKNNRKLNGELMRVYTTNKCKTCPVKNQCTKSRVREIFEPANDLRWKMKADYKSPEGKIYYKKRANLNEAHFGLLRNARNFQKLNRNGMKNAEKELTLAHNIQKIHEKLNATLI is encoded by the coding sequence ATGGATAAAAAAGAAAATATTAGTTTAAATTTCAATTATCAAGTAGCAGTCGACAGTAAAAATGGAATGGTCGTAGGCCAATACCTAACACAGAATGCAACAGACTCTAAAGAACTATTTGAAATGTTACATGAAATAAAAATACAAATTGGAATCAACCCTAAAGTATTAGTTGCAGATAACGGATATATGGATGACAATGTAATAAAATACGCATATGACAACAATATAAGATTAATAATTCCAGATCGAAACGAAAGCAGCAAAAACAAATCTAAAAATAGAGAAAAACCATATCACAAAGTAAATTTCACATATGACTGGAAAACAGACTCATTTATCTGCCCAATGGGCAAATACTTGAATTATAAAAACAATAGGAAACTAAACGGAGAATTAATGAGAGTATACACCACAAACAAATGTAAAACTTGCCCCGTCAAAAATCAATGCACAAAAAGCAGAGTAAGAGAAATTTTCGAACCAGCAAACGATTTAAGATGGAAAATGAAAGCAGATTACAAATCCCCTGAAGGAAAAATCTACTACAAAAAAAGAGCAAATCTAAACGAAGCACACTTTGGATTACTCAGAAACGCACGAAATTTCCAAAAATTAAACAGAAACGGCATGAAAAATGCAGAAAAAGAACTAACACTAGCACATAACATTCAAAAAATACATGAAAAATTAAATGCAACACTCATTTAA